One Streptomyces sp. SAI-135 DNA segment encodes these proteins:
- a CDS encoding non-ribosomal peptide synthetase — MWFIDRFEGPSATYNLPLAVRLHGALNVSALGSAVVDVIMRHESLRTLITEDDTGTAYQNVLPAEQVMPDIPVLTVTADAVPPLIAELAAHEFDLYTELPIRVRLLRLAPDEHVLVLVLHHIAADGASAAPLTRDLSTAYAARSGGRAPQWPQLPVQYADYTLWHTRLLGDEDDPEGLLAEQTGYWRTELADVPVPIHLPTDRPRPPVASHRGDRVDFSIDPELMSAVDALALSNGATAAMVLQTALAVLLHQLGAGEDITIGSPIAGRTDEVAADLVGFFVNTWVLRVGLSGNPAFSGLLQQVRGKALAAYDNQDAPFERLVELLNPDRSTAYHPLFQIMFAWQNTAPVELDLPGLHMTTEQIPPLTAKFDLLVNLAPDTDGGASGAIEYATDLNDRESVERFGERFLLVLRQITADPETRIATVDVLHDSERDRLLRTVNDTSAPLPEATVTDLFEQQAAATPTTTAVVCGDTELTYQQLRTRAVGLAGALTRSGVGPETLVAIALPRTPDLVVAVLAVLMAGGAYVPVDPAHPSRRLGHVLHDAKPHLVLTDATAESTLPLDGFPTLRLDEAGEAPYRSPVGTRADNLAYLMYTSGTTGLPKGVGITHEALVNGVLALVRTVGVTHRTRMLAGTSINFDVSLFELLTTLCVGGTVELVRDALALGERDGWHGGVLSAVPSVLASLVDDIVDGIEADAVVLAGEALPSGLVRRIRAALPGTRLINAYGQSESFYASAYVATEDDETRASGVVPVGTPLTNMRMYVLGSGLTPVPPGVVGELYVGGIVGRGYRGRPGLTAERFVPDPFGPPGTRMYRTGDLARLTADGNAEVVGRADTQVKVRGFRIEPAEIEAVLTGHPGVAQAVVGVHEEPRGGRRLVGYVVPTGHGALEDDVDLTMGLSVTELRGYLSARLPDYMVPTAFVLLDRLPLNTNGKLDRAALPEPERASVTYRAPTLAPEQVLAGVYAEVLGLDRVGVDDDFFAIGGDSIRSIQVVARARTRGVSVTPRQVFEHRTVAELARAALAQSEESERPTLAELPGGAVGWMPLLPMARYLLELGGHHERYAMSTVLDLPEGITEEGLAAVLTAVVDRHDALRSVLTTGPAPGMVVGAPGTVDPQAWTRVVDWDGSDGWEGRVAAELDAAAARLAPTEGVMAQFVWLRPQAGPGCLLVVVHHLVVDGVSWRVLLGDLALAWGVVRGGGVPVLPVGGTSVRRWSHALVQEALSDERLGELEWWRGVLAGPDVLVGRRAVDPVVDVMSTVDSVRVEFSVGVTDALVRGLPGAYRCGVADGLVAGLVVAVRGWRGGGDGSVVLRLEGHGREEQVVPGADLSRSVGWFTSMFPVRLEVGGFDVGEVVAGGGAAGGLVKSVKEQLAAVPDKGLGYGLLRFLNPDTAEVLAGLPMGQITFNYLGQLTAADMPARDRGWTADTHFGAPAPDADLPVMSALDVSVAVTGEEPRLSAVLSFPTGVLSASEVRELADSWRAALEGLARHVTTPGAGGLTPSDLPLVKVDQRDIERWEERYPGLADVWPATSMQSGLLLHSMLAGASFDAYHVQLVLHLEGAVDPVRMRAAGQALLDRHTSLRTAFLTDSSGQQVQVVLERVTLPWRELDLRMPESAEEFEQLLAEDHAAHFAPDVPPLLRMTLVRTGSHHAELVLTAHHALFDGWSLPLLMKDLLRLYGSGGDASSLPRTRGYKDFVTWLSGQDQAASLRAWSHALDGLEEPTILVPEAEGAAAEGGLDQIEVDLPPDVAPALTRRAAELGVTMSTLVQGAWATVLGLLTGRRDVVFGATVSGRPAAVTDAESMVGLFVNTLPIRARYSSRDTLADLLDKLHRQHVELLDHHYCGLPDIQQQTGLGTLFDTLVLFESYPVDRAGLAEANTAAGITITGIRPRTGTHYPLILAADASPHLRVALQFQPDHLDRERVHHIADRLAHVLTRLAADPCTPIASALTLDPAERELLHQYNATAQPVLDANVTELFERQAEAGPDAVAVIAGATTLTYRELDARANRLAHWLVEQGVGPERRVALALPRSADLLVAMLAVLKAGGTYVPVDPDHPETRIELVFRDCEPVLVLDGEAAAGDFSTYPDTAPDASRCPAAGLAYILYTSGSTGTPKGVGVSHGALNNFLAAMREHVPLHPGDRLLAVTTVAFDIAALELLLPLVTGSAVVLADREDIAQPTALAALIRRHRITVIQGTPSLWRMLVSQVPDALRGLTALVGGEAFPADLAQTLPQYADRVLNLYGPTETTIWSTASPVMAAAGSPAIGRPIANTRVYVLDEDLQPVPHGVVGELYIAGSGLARAYVNRAGLTAARFVADPFTPGERMYRTGDLVRWLPDGSLHYLGRADFQVKIRGYRIELGEVEAALRSHPDVVGAVVTVREDSPGDRRLVGYVVTRPEDSAKEDEAGALLSELRQHVAARLPEYMVPSAVVALAEIPLTSNGKVDRRALPAPDYASASTGRPPRTPREEALCRLFAEALGLDRISIDDDFFAFGGHSLLATRLIGRVRAELGVDIPVRMFFGSPTVAGLSTRWSDLATSARPRLRKMTEE, encoded by the coding sequence ATGTGGTTCATCGACCGCTTCGAAGGGCCCTCCGCCACCTACAACCTACCCCTGGCGGTCAGGTTGCACGGCGCCCTGAACGTGTCCGCGCTCGGCTCCGCGGTCGTGGACGTCATCATGCGGCACGAGAGTCTGCGCACCCTCATCACCGAGGACGACACCGGAACCGCGTACCAGAACGTGCTCCCCGCCGAGCAAGTCATGCCAGACATCCCGGTCCTGACCGTGACCGCGGACGCCGTGCCCCCTCTCATCGCCGAGCTCGCCGCCCACGAGTTCGACCTCTACACCGAACTGCCGATCCGCGTACGGCTGTTGCGCCTCGCGCCCGACGAGCACGTTCTCGTGCTGGTGCTCCACCACATCGCCGCCGACGGGGCTTCCGCGGCACCACTGACCCGGGACCTCTCCACCGCCTACGCGGCGCGGAGTGGGGGCCGGGCACCGCAGTGGCCCCAGCTGCCAGTGCAGTACGCCGACTACACGCTGTGGCACACCCGTCTGCTCGGCGACGAGGACGACCCGGAGGGTCTGCTGGCCGAACAGACCGGATACTGGCGTACCGAACTGGCCGATGTCCCGGTGCCGATCCACCTGCCGACCGACCGGCCCAGGCCCCCGGTGGCTAGTCATCGGGGCGACCGGGTCGACTTCTCGATCGACCCCGAGCTGATGTCGGCCGTCGACGCACTGGCCCTGTCAAACGGAGCGACCGCGGCGATGGTGCTCCAGACCGCGCTCGCGGTGCTGCTGCACCAGCTCGGCGCGGGAGAGGACATCACCATCGGCTCACCGATCGCGGGTCGTACCGACGAGGTGGCGGCGGACCTCGTCGGCTTCTTCGTCAACACCTGGGTGCTCCGGGTCGGACTGTCCGGCAATCCTGCGTTCAGCGGGCTGCTGCAGCAAGTGCGCGGCAAGGCGCTGGCGGCGTACGACAACCAAGACGCGCCGTTCGAGCGACTGGTGGAACTCCTCAACCCCGACCGTTCCACCGCATACCATCCGCTGTTCCAGATCATGTTCGCCTGGCAGAACACAGCCCCCGTGGAACTCGACCTGCCCGGCCTGCACATGACCACCGAACAGATCCCACCCCTCACCGCCAAGTTTGACCTCCTGGTCAACCTCGCTCCGGACACGGACGGCGGCGCCTCCGGTGCCATCGAGTACGCCACCGACCTCAACGACCGGGAGAGCGTCGAGCGGTTCGGCGAGCGCTTCCTCCTCGTGCTGCGCCAGATCACGGCCGATCCGGAGACGCGGATCGCCACCGTGGACGTACTCCACGACTCCGAGCGGGACCGGCTTCTGCGTACGGTGAACGACACCTCGGCGCCACTGCCGGAGGCGACGGTCACCGATCTGTTCGAGCAGCAGGCCGCCGCGACGCCCACCACCACCGCGGTGGTGTGCGGGGACACGGAGCTGACCTACCAGCAGCTGCGGACCCGCGCTGTGGGGCTGGCCGGAGCCCTGACCCGAAGCGGAGTGGGCCCGGAGACCCTGGTGGCCATCGCTCTGCCCAGGACACCGGACCTGGTCGTGGCGGTCCTGGCCGTTCTCATGGCGGGCGGAGCCTATGTTCCGGTGGACCCCGCCCACCCCAGCCGACGGCTGGGCCACGTCCTGCACGACGCCAAACCGCACCTGGTGCTCACCGACGCCACGGCCGAGTCCACACTGCCGCTCGACGGTTTCCCGACACTGCGGCTCGACGAGGCGGGTGAGGCACCGTACCGGAGCCCGGTAGGGACGCGAGCGGACAACCTCGCGTACCTCATGTACACCTCGGGAACGACTGGCCTGCCCAAGGGAGTCGGCATCACCCACGAGGCGCTCGTCAACGGCGTGCTCGCGCTCGTCCGGACAGTGGGTGTGACGCACCGGACCCGGATGCTCGCCGGCACCTCGATCAACTTCGACGTGTCCCTGTTCGAACTGCTCACCACCCTCTGCGTTGGTGGCACCGTCGAGCTGGTGCGGGACGCGCTGGCGCTCGGCGAGCGCGACGGCTGGCACGGCGGCGTGCTGAGCGCTGTGCCCTCGGTGCTGGCCAGCCTCGTCGACGACATCGTCGATGGCATCGAAGCCGACGCGGTGGTACTCGCGGGCGAGGCCCTCCCGTCCGGGCTGGTCCGGCGGATCCGGGCCGCGCTGCCTGGTACGCGGCTGATCAACGCATACGGCCAGAGCGAGTCATTCTACGCGAGTGCTTACGTGGCCACTGAGGACGACGAGACGCGCGCCTCGGGCGTCGTGCCGGTCGGCACGCCTCTGACCAACATGCGGATGTACGTGCTGGGCTCCGGCCTCACACCGGTGCCGCCGGGCGTGGTGGGCGAACTCTACGTCGGTGGGATCGTCGGCCGTGGATACCGGGGACGCCCCGGCCTCACGGCCGAGCGGTTCGTGCCGGACCCGTTCGGTCCGCCCGGTACGCGAATGTATCGCACGGGCGATCTCGCACGGTTGACTGCTGATGGCAATGCCGAAGTGGTGGGCCGTGCTGACACGCAGGTGAAGGTGCGAGGTTTCCGTATCGAGCCAGCCGAGATCGAGGCGGTCCTCACCGGGCATCCGGGAGTGGCGCAGGCCGTGGTGGGCGTGCACGAGGAGCCCCGTGGCGGCAGGCGGCTGGTCGGCTACGTCGTCCCGACCGGCCACGGCGCCCTGGAGGACGACGTCGACCTCACCATGGGTCTGTCGGTCACCGAACTCCGCGGCTACCTCTCGGCCAGGCTGCCCGACTACATGGTGCCCACCGCCTTCGTTCTCCTCGACCGGCTGCCCCTGAACACCAACGGCAAGCTGGACCGCGCGGCACTGCCCGAGCCCGAACGGGCCTCGGTCACCTACCGGGCGCCCACGTTGGCGCCGGAGCAGGTCCTGGCCGGCGTGTACGCCGAGGTCCTGGGGCTGGACCGGGTCGGTGTCGACGACGACTTCTTCGCCATCGGCGGCGACAGCATCCGCTCCATCCAGGTCGTCGCCCGGGCCAGGACCAGGGGCGTCTCCGTCACGCCGCGCCAGGTGTTCGAGCACCGCACCGTCGCCGAGCTGGCCCGCGCGGCGCTGGCACAGAGCGAGGAGAGCGAGCGCCCGACACTGGCCGAACTGCCCGGTGGAGCAGTCGGCTGGATGCCGCTGCTGCCGATGGCCCGCTACCTGCTCGAACTCGGCGGTCACCACGAGCGGTACGCCATGTCAACCGTGCTGGATCTGCCGGAGGGGATCACCGAGGAGGGACTGGCCGCCGTCCTGACCGCCGTGGTCGACCGACACGACGCGCTGCGGTCAGTCCTCACCACCGGGCCCGCGCCGGGCATGGTCGTGGGTGCCCCCGGGACGGTCGACCCCCAGGCATGGACAAGGGTCGTCGACTGGGACGGGAGCGACGGCTGGGAGGGGCGTGTGGCGGCCGAACTCGACGCCGCAGCCGCTCGCCTCGCCCCCACCGAGGGAGTGATGGCGCAGTTCGTCTGGCTGCGACCGCAGGCGGGCCCCGGTTGTCTGTTGGTGGTGGTGCATCACTTGGTGGTGGACGGGGTGTCGTGGCGGGTGTTGTTGGGGGATCTGGCGTTGGCGTGGGGTGTGGTGCGGGGTGGTGGTGTGCCGGTGTTGCCGGTGGGGGGTACGTCGGTGCGTCGGTGGTCGCATGCGTTGGTTCAGGAGGCGTTGTCTGACGAGCGGTTGGGGGAGCTGGAGTGGTGGCGGGGGGTGTTGGCGGGTCCGGATGTGTTGGTGGGGCGGCGGGCGGTCGATCCGGTGGTGGATGTGATGTCCACGGTGGATTCGGTGCGGGTGGAGTTTTCGGTTGGTGTGACGGATGCGTTGGTGCGTGGGTTGCCGGGTGCGTATCGGTGCGGGGTGGCTGATGGGTTGGTGGCCGGGTTGGTGGTGGCGGTTCGGGGCTGGAGGGGAGGTGGGGACGGTTCGGTTGTGTTGCGGTTGGAGGGGCATGGGCGGGAGGAACAGGTGGTGCCGGGTGCGGATCTTTCGCGGTCGGTGGGGTGGTTCACGAGTATGTTCCCGGTTCGGTTGGAGGTAGGTGGGTTCGATGTGGGTGAGGTGGTGGCCGGGGGTGGGGCTGCCGGGGGGTTGGTGAAGTCGGTCAAGGAGCAGTTGGCGGCGGTGCCGGACAAGGGGCTTGGGTATGGGTTGTTGCGGTTCTTGAATCCGGATACGGCTGAGGTGCTTGCTGGTCTGCCGATGGGCCAGATCACCTTCAACTACCTGGGACAGCTCACCGCGGCGGACATGCCTGCCCGCGACCGTGGCTGGACGGCCGACACCCATTTCGGCGCACCCGCCCCGGACGCCGACCTTCCTGTGATGTCGGCCCTGGATGTGTCGGTGGCCGTGACGGGGGAGGAGCCCCGGTTGTCCGCGGTCCTCAGCTTCCCCACGGGTGTCCTGTCCGCGTCGGAGGTGCGCGAACTGGCGGACTCATGGCGTGCCGCGCTGGAAGGGCTCGCTCGGCATGTCACGACCCCCGGAGCGGGCGGACTCACCCCCTCAGACCTGCCGCTGGTCAAGGTCGACCAACGCGACATCGAGCGGTGGGAGGAGCGCTACCCCGGTCTCGCCGACGTATGGCCGGCCACCTCCATGCAGTCCGGGCTGCTTCTCCACAGCATGCTGGCCGGCGCCTCCTTCGACGCCTACCACGTTCAATTGGTGCTCCATTTGGAAGGAGCCGTGGACCCGGTACGGATGCGGGCGGCAGGTCAGGCCCTGCTGGACCGGCACACGAGCCTCCGTACCGCATTCCTCACCGACTCCTCGGGACAGCAGGTCCAGGTCGTACTGGAACGGGTGACGCTGCCCTGGCGTGAACTCGACCTCCGGATGCCGGAGTCGGCGGAGGAGTTCGAGCAGCTGCTCGCCGAGGACCATGCCGCCCACTTCGCCCCGGACGTACCACCGCTGTTGCGAATGACCCTCGTCCGCACGGGTTCTCACCACGCCGAACTCGTCCTCACCGCGCACCATGCTCTGTTCGACGGCTGGTCACTGCCGCTTCTGATGAAGGACCTGCTGCGGCTGTACGGATCCGGCGGTGATGCCTCGTCGCTGCCGCGGACGCGCGGCTACAAGGACTTCGTGACCTGGCTGTCGGGTCAGGACCAGGCAGCCTCGCTCCGTGCCTGGTCCCACGCGCTCGACGGGTTGGAGGAGCCCACAATCCTCGTCCCCGAGGCAGAGGGCGCAGCCGCCGAAGGCGGCCTCGACCAGATCGAGGTGGACCTGCCGCCCGACGTCGCCCCCGCCCTGACCAGGCGGGCGGCCGAGCTGGGTGTCACCATGAGCACCCTGGTCCAGGGCGCGTGGGCGACGGTGCTCGGGCTGCTGACCGGCCGACGCGACGTCGTCTTCGGTGCCACGGTCTCTGGCCGACCGGCCGCGGTGACCGACGCTGAGTCGATGGTGGGCCTGTTCGTCAACACCCTGCCCATACGGGCTCGTTACTCGTCTCGCGACACGCTTGCCGACCTGCTCGACAAGCTGCACCGGCAGCATGTCGAGCTGCTGGACCACCACTACTGCGGGCTGCCCGACATCCAGCAGCAGACAGGCCTGGGCACCTTGTTCGACACCCTCGTACTGTTTGAGTCCTATCCCGTCGACCGAGCCGGACTCGCCGAGGCGAACACGGCCGCTGGCATCACCATCACGGGCATCCGGCCCAGGACCGGAACGCACTACCCGCTGATTCTCGCCGCGGACGCGTCTCCTCACCTCCGGGTCGCCCTGCAGTTCCAGCCCGACCACCTCGACCGGGAGCGGGTCCACCACATCGCCGACCGGCTCGCCCACGTTCTGACGCGGCTCGCTGCAGACCCGTGCACACCGATCGCTTCGGCACTCACGCTCGACCCTGCCGAGCGTGAGTTGCTGCACCAGTACAACGCCACGGCCCAGCCAGTGCTGGACGCGAACGTCACGGAGCTGTTCGAAAGGCAGGCCGAGGCGGGCCCGGACGCGGTCGCCGTGATCGCCGGCGCCACGACACTCACCTACCGGGAGCTCGATGCACGGGCCAACCGGCTTGCGCACTGGCTTGTCGAGCAGGGCGTCGGGCCCGAGCGGCGGGTGGCGCTGGCCCTGCCGCGGTCAGCCGACCTGCTCGTCGCCATGCTGGCCGTCCTCAAGGCCGGCGGCACCTACGTCCCGGTCGACCCGGACCACCCCGAGACGCGGATCGAGTTGGTGTTCCGCGACTGCGAACCGGTCCTGGTGCTGGACGGCGAAGCGGCGGCCGGGGACTTCAGCACGTACCCGGACACCGCACCTGATGCCAGTCGCTGCCCGGCGGCAGGACTCGCGTACATCCTCTACACCTCAGGTTCCACCGGGACCCCCAAGGGTGTCGGGGTCTCCCACGGCGCACTTAACAACTTCCTCGCCGCCATGCGGGAACACGTCCCGCTGCATCCGGGCGACCGGCTGCTGGCGGTCACCACCGTTGCCTTCGACATCGCAGCCCTGGAGCTGCTTCTTCCTCTCGTGACCGGCAGCGCGGTGGTCCTCGCGGACAGGGAGGACATCGCTCAGCCCACGGCGCTGGCCGCTCTGATCCGGCGGCATCGGATCACGGTGATCCAGGGCACGCCGTCGCTCTGGCGCATGCTCGTCTCCCAGGTCCCGGACGCGCTGCGCGGACTCACGGCGCTGGTGGGCGGGGAGGCATTCCCCGCCGACCTGGCCCAGACCCTGCCACAGTACGCGGATCGGGTCCTGAACCTGTACGGGCCCACCGAAACGACGATCTGGTCTACTGCGTCACCCGTCATGGCGGCCGCAGGCTCCCCAGCGATCGGCCGGCCGATCGCGAACACCCGGGTCTACGTGCTCGACGAGGACCTGCAGCCGGTTCCGCACGGCGTCGTGGGCGAACTGTACATCGCGGGCAGCGGCCTCGCCCGCGCGTACGTGAACCGCGCCGGACTCACGGCCGCCCGGTTCGTCGCCGACCCCTTCACCCCCGGCGAGCGGATGTACCGCACCGGCGACCTGGTGCGATGGCTGCCCGACGGCTCTCTGCACTACCTCGGCCGGGCCGACTTCCAGGTGAAGATCCGCGGTTACCGCATCGAACTCGGTGAGGTCGAGGCGGCGTTGCGTTCCCACCCGGACGTCGTCGGGGCCGTGGTGACGGTCCGCGAGGACTCACCGGGAGATCGCCGACTGGTCGGCTACGTAGTGACACGTCCGGAGGATTCGGCCAAGGAGGACGAGGCAGGGGCACTGCTCTCCGAGTTGCGGCAGCACGTCGCGGCACGGCTTCCGGAGTACATGGTGCCCTCGGCCGTGGTCGCCCTGGCCGAGATCCCCCTGACCTCCAACGGCAAGGTGGACCGGCGTGCCCTCCCCGCGCCCGACTACGCCAGTGCCTCGACCGGACGTCCGCCGCGCACACCGCGTGAAGAGGCCCTGTGCCGCCTGTTCGCGGAGGCCCTCGGGCTCGACCGGATCAGTATCGACGACGACTTCTTCGCGTTCGGCGGCCATTCGCTGCTGGCCACCCGGCTGATCGGCCGAGTCCGCGCCGAGCTGGGCGTTGACATACCGGTCCGGATGTTCTTCGGATCCCCGACCGTCGCCGGGCTGAGCACCCGCTGGTCGGACCTGGCGACCTCGGCCCGGCCCCGACTGCGCAAGATGACCGAGGAGTGA